AGTGCAGATGGGTAAAGGAGATTTGGTAACTTTTCCGGCTGGTATGTCCTGTACTTGGGAAATTATCAGCAACGTAAGAAAGCATTATTACTTTTCTTAATACAGAGTGCTGAGTGCTGAGTGCTGAGTGATATATTCTCTCACTACATCTCTGCGTCCTCTGCGCCTCTGCGTGAGATAAATCCTCCCGCATTCTTGCAGATACGAAAGAGCCAGAAATACTAATTTCTAGCTCAATAGCGTTGAGACAAAACAATACGGAACTAAAGGCAAACTGAGCTATAGAGTTTAGAATCTACCCAGATAATGCAATCCTAAGATGATGCCTACGCCTAAAATGTGACCAAAGGCTGTAGTGGCTAGTAATGCAGGTAAACCAAAACCACCAAAGAATTTTGCTTCGGGTAACGCTGGCTCGGAAGTAGGATACTGAATGCTAGATTTGCCAAAGGCGATGGCGATGATGTTAGCAACAATCATGATAAGGCCGATCGCGGGACTCCATTGTAGAGGGGCAGTGGCAGCAGCCAGTAAAGTGGAAGTCAGCACTAGATTTTGCTCCTGAATGTGTGAATGATTAGAAAATATCATCGGGAAATCTAGGAAGATTATTCAAGAAAACTCCCCGTTTTGCAGCAATATTTAACAGTTATTTTCAATCCTTAATATAAACAACTATCTGGCTGTGGCTACTGATAGTTTAATAGTGGGA
This portion of the Aulosira sp. FACHB-615 genome encodes:
- the psaK gene encoding photosystem I reaction center subunit PsaK — protein: MLTSTLLAAATAPLQWSPAIGLIMIVANIIAIAFGKSSIQYPTSEPALPEAKFFGGFGLPALLATTAFGHILGVGIILGLHYLGRF